In the Alphaproteobacteria bacterium genome, TGGTGGGCGCGGCTGGGATTGAACCAGCGACCCCTACGATGTCAACGTAGTGCTCTCCCGCTGAGCTACGCGCCCGGTTTCGCGGCTCCGCCGCGAGGCTATGCGGTTTACAACGATTGCCCCAGGCTGACAAGGGCCGCCCAACACGAACGAGCCCCTGTGGGGCCGTGCCGCTTGCCCCGGCCCGGCCTCTCGGCACACAATGCGGCCCATGAGCGCCCTCGACCAACCCGACGACGAAGCCTTGCCGCCTTTCGAGGTGCTGGCACCCTCGCAGCAGACGGTGCCGCTGGTCTTCGTCTCGCCCCATTCCGGGGCCGATTATCCGGCCGAGTTTCTGGCCGGCTCGGCTCTCGATCCGGTGACGCTCAGGCGCTCCGAGGACAGCTTCGTCGACGAGCTTTTCGCCGCCGCGCCGCAAGTCGGCGCGCCATTGCTGCGGGCCAATTTTCCGCGGGCCTACTTGGATCCCAACCGCGAGCCCTGGGAGCTCGACCCGGCCATGTTCGACGGGCCGCTGCCTGACCACGTCAACAGCGAATCCCAGCGCGTCGCTGGCGGGCTCGGCACCATCCCCCGGGTGGTCGCCTCGGGGGCCGAGATCTATCGCGAGAAGCTCTCGTTCGCCGAGGCCGAACGCCGCGTCAACGAGCTCTACAAGCCCTTTCACGCCACGCTCACGACGCTGATCGACGAGACGCTGGAGGAATTCGGCTGCGCCGTGCTGATCGATTGCCATTCCATGCCGGCCGTCGGCGGGCCCATGGACAAGGACCGCGGCCACGAACGGCTCGAGATCGTGCTCGGCGACCGCTTCGGCACCAGTTGCGCCCGCGCCGTCAGCGACGCCGCCGAGGAGACGCTGGACGAGTTGGGCTGCACGGTAGGGCGCAACAACCCCTACGCCGGCGGCTTCATCACGCGCAACTACGGCCGCCCGGCCGGCGGCATCCACGCCCTGCAGATCGAAATCAAGCGCTCGCTCTATATGGACGAGCGCCGCATCGAGCGCCTGCCACGCCTGCGCCAGATGACCGGCCACATGCGCCGCCTGATCGGCGACCTAGCCAAGCTCGAACGCGACGCCCTGATGCCGCCGCGCTAGCACAGCCGCGGGCTGTTTTTTTTGCTGTCCCGTGCAGTCCCTATCTGAACAGGTACACCGTACATGAGCGAATACGATGTCATCGTCGTCGGCGCCGGCAATGCCGCCCTTTGTGCCGCGCTCTCGGCGCGCCAGGCCGGCGCTTCGGTGGCCGTGCTGGAGCGCGCTTCCGAGGACGAGCGCGGCGGCAACTCGCGCTTCACGGCCGGCGCCATGCGCGTGGTCTACGACGGCCTCGACGATCTGCTCGAGCTCATGCCCGACCTCACCGACGAAGAGCGCAAGGACGACTTCGGCAGCTATACCTCCGACCAGTTCTTCGACGACATGGCCCGGGTCACCGAGTTCCGCGCCGATCCCGACCTGGTCGAGGTGCTGGTGCACGAGAGCCTGCCGACGCTGAAATGGATGCGCCACTGCGGCGTCCGTTTCCTGCCGCTTTACAGCCGCCAGGCCTTCAAGGTGGGCAACCGTTTCAAGTTCTGGGGCGGCCTCACCGTGGAAGCCTGGGGCGGCGGCGAGGGACTGGTGACGGCGCTGCACGACGCGGCCGCCAAGGCCGGCATCGAGGTGCTCTACGGCACCCGGGCGCTGGCCTTGCTGCAGGACGACGAGGGCGCGGTCGTGGGGGTCCGCGCCCGCCAGGGGGGGCGGCGCCGCGAGTTGGCCGCCGGGGCCGTGGTGCTGGCCTCGGGCGGCTTCGAATCCAATGCCGAATGGCGCACGCGTTACCTGGGCCCGGGCTGGGACCTGGCCAAGGTGCGCGGCACCCGCTTCAACACCGGCGACGGCATCGCCATGGCGCTGGAAGCCGGCGCCATGCCGTGTGGCAACTGGTCGGGCAGCCACGCCGTGGGCTGGGACCGCAACGCCCCCGAGTTCGGCGACCTGGCGGTGGGCGACGGCTTCCAAAAGCATTCGTATCCTTTCGGCATCATGGTCAACGCCCGCGGCCAGCGCTTCGTCGACGAGGGGGCGGATTTCAGGAACTACACCTACGCCAAGTATGGCGCGGAGGTGCTGCGCCAGCCCGGCCAATTCGCCTGGCAGGTCTTCGACGCCAAGGTGACGCACCTCCTGCGCGACGAATACCGCATCCGCCAGGTGACCAAGGCCAGCGCCGCTAGTCTCGAGGAGCTGGCCGGGAAGCTCGACGACGTCGATGCGGCCGGATTCCTGGAAACGGTCCGGGCTTTCAATGCCGCCGTCCAAGAGGGCGTGCCCTTCGACCCCACGGTCAAGGACGGCCGCGGCACGGCGGGTTTAGCGCTGGCCAAATCAAACTGGGCCAACGCCCTCGACCAGCCGCCCTTCGAGGCTTATGCCGT is a window encoding:
- a CDS encoding N-formylglutamate amidohydrolase — its product is MSALDQPDDEALPPFEVLAPSQQTVPLVFVSPHSGADYPAEFLAGSALDPVTLRRSEDSFVDELFAAAPQVGAPLLRANFPRAYLDPNREPWELDPAMFDGPLPDHVNSESQRVAGGLGTIPRVVASGAEIYREKLSFAEAERRVNELYKPFHATLTTLIDETLEEFGCAVLIDCHSMPAVGGPMDKDRGHERLEIVLGDRFGTSCARAVSDAAEETLDELGCTVGRNNPYAGGFITRNYGRPAGGIHALQIEIKRSLYMDERRIERLPRLRQMTGHMRRLIGDLAKLERDALMPPR
- the tcuA gene encoding FAD-dependent tricarballylate dehydrogenase TcuA; translated protein: MSEYDVIVVGAGNAALCAALSARQAGASVAVLERASEDERGGNSRFTAGAMRVVYDGLDDLLELMPDLTDEERKDDFGSYTSDQFFDDMARVTEFRADPDLVEVLVHESLPTLKWMRHCGVRFLPLYSRQAFKVGNRFKFWGGLTVEAWGGGEGLVTALHDAAAKAGIEVLYGTRALALLQDDEGAVVGVRARQGGRRRELAAGAVVLASGGFESNAEWRTRYLGPGWDLAKVRGTRFNTGDGIAMALEAGAMPCGNWSGSHAVGWDRNAPEFGDLAVGDGFQKHSYPFGIMVNARGQRFVDEGADFRNYTYAKYGAEVLRQPGQFAWQVFDAKVTHLLRDEYRIRQVTKASAASLEELAGKLDDVDAAGFLETVRAFNAAVQEGVPFDPTVKDGRGTAGLALAKSNWANALDQPPFEAYAVTCGVTFTFGGLKIDTQARVIDSEGVAMPGLYAAGELVGGLFYFNYPGGTGLTSGAVFGRIAGSGAASSAGEKTS